Below is a window of Megalopta genalis isolate 19385.01 chromosome 7, iyMegGena1_principal, whole genome shotgun sequence DNA.
ATTATAGTCTATATTTGTAAGTGTTGCTCTACGTAACCTTTATTCGTTTCAAGTTttaaaatgttacaataattatacaagatgttccaaaaatatcttgcaatccgaaagttggggattcctgaggtgattcgaagcaactttttccttagcgaaaatgcaatccgcggcttcgtttacgagttattaacgaaaaacagtgacctatcagaggcgagatcatttggcgcgagacggccaagccaatgagcggaattgggcttcgtgcactcgttggctgggccgccgcgcgcctcttattggtcagtgtttttcgttaataactcgtaaacgaagccttggagaaaatttccgcaaaggaaaaagttgcttcgaatgacctcgggaacttcccatttccggattacgagacattttcgggacaccctgtatatttaaaatTCTGTTATCGAATTAGAACGCTGGGGCACAACATTGATCAAGCTAAACGATACATCGTTGCGTTCTGGAATGGAGTTGATTTACGATATCGAGTACTAACGAAGCCGAAAATCCGATTAAATATCGCTGGTATAATTATAGCAATGGTATGAATTTATCTCAATTTTTACTAATACTTTTTCACGATTTTAGAAATGGATGGTTACATATTAGGGGgtccggaaagttatgtcgtttatttacattaaattcaaacagatacatttttaactagtttttattttcaatcaatgaTGTAATCACCCTCATTATCAACAACCTTCTTTCATTTAGTATGCAAATTTTTAGTAGGCAAAAAATAGTATGCAAATTTTTAGTATGCGAAAAAGGAATACTgacatgcgcagaaacgacattactttccggtccccctaatatttttgtttattttctgaaaatagTAATAGACATGATACTGCTTAAAAAATTAGTTGTTAAGGGAGGAATCCTGCAATTAGAACTTCATTGCAGGACTCAGGAGCAGTTCCATATATCGAAGATAGTCGTTTGCAAGGAAACTTAGTAGATGCTGATCACGCTTTGCATGGTATGGCAACTTATTTCTACGAGGAGAAAAGGTTCCCATGGAAAATTTATGACATGGCAATGACGACGACACGGTAAGTCAATAGAAACCTCTTTAGTCGATCTTTAGTATCTAATTAGGTCAAACCCAAACGACGTTCGtattattaataaatgaacGGCGACGTATGATAATTTAATCGCTATAATCTGAAAATCAACAGCTCGATAAATGTTTTAAATGAAACAAGTAATTAGACAGAACTGATTTTTACAGTTTGAATTTATGCAATAAAATGGATGAACATTTATGCGATCCTTCAACATTGGGTATgtgaacattttttatttacttttttcattaataaaattttatattgtacacatagtatgtttcgtctgcattgtctactttgtttatttttgaaaaaatatatcATTACAAGGTTGCTTTTAGTTTGAaaatattgtacaatttttatcatttctATCCAAGATACATACATTGTTTATACATTCAAAGATAACGATATTTCGAATTTTCTATCGCAATCATCAAAAACTATCAGAATCCATGAACAAAGGTTTACATTAAAAATAATGGCAGGTTACGCTTACGTAAAAGGcgcatgcgatagaaacgctaCAACAAAAATGTCAGAGGCTGTTGGAATAGCAGAAGATGACGGAGGTTTCAGTGGCATTATACCAGTAGCACACGAACTGGGACATTTGTAAGTTTTTATCATTcctttttaataaaaagaaaatttaaggCTATTAATTAATaggaaaagaataaaaaaataaaaaatattaatttaattaaaatttttaatttttacctGGCTACCTGCCAGGTAGCCTTTTTAACGAGTCCTCTAGCAAGCCCAGAACGAAACGCTTCCTCTCTACCATATTCAATTTTCTAGTTTTTACTTCCTTATTTTTCTCcttatttttctactttattttcttatttttatattcGATCTGATACTTTAGGCACCATATCGATCTACCGCGTAGTAAACATTTGCCATAATTTCAAGCCTATTTTTTTCTAGATTAGGAGCTCATCATGACGGTACTGCAGAGGATTCTAAAACCTGTTTGGCAAACGATGGTTACCTCATGACAGGATCTCTGATGTTAAGCGAACATCAATTCAAATGGTCCAATTGCAGTATAAATGCGCTTCACAGATTTCTCAGGTAGCCTTCATacgttaattattattaaagaaCAAACGATCGGCGATAACAATAGGGCTGAAgttaaattacaattatatgGTCCAATTGCAGTATAAATGCGCTTCACAGATTTCTCAGGTAGCCTTCATacgttaattattattaaaaaaacaaACGATCAGCAATAACAATaaggttgaagttaaattacaattatatcCAGACTACTTGTAACCCTCGCACTTCGATGACCGGGTCCACTTTAAGCGAGAGTATGTAAATCGTCGGCTAGCTATTCAATTTTTGgtaattaaataagtcaaaACGCTGTCACACTGGAAACAACAGAAACTTCGGATATCGTATTGAAACTTTAGAAATCataaaaaaaatttcatttcagtgGAGACGAAGCAAAATGCCTCTACGACGCGCCACCGAAAGCTATCGCGATAAGACGTCTCATGCCTGGGAAGCTGATGTCCCTTGACGATCAGTGTAGAAAAGTGTACGGTGGCCCAGCATGCAAAGTAAGTGCATACATATTTTGAGATCATAGCAACGAATTGTCTAATAACGACGACAAATCCTACTAGAGAGACAAATCCGAGGTTTGCTATCGATTGGATTGCGAAGTTCCTGATGGCAACGGCTTGTGTTCAGCGATCGCTGCGGCAGCGGAGGGTTCCCCTTGTGGACCTAATCTCGTAAGTTCGCGAGATTCGATTAACAGTTTTGTATTTTAAATTAAGTAAAGTAGCACACCTTTTATTTTATAGATATGCCTTGATGGTCGATGCGTATTCGAAGGAACGGAAATCAAAGATGAAAGAAGTTATGATAGTACCGACAGTATATGACAGTACATGACCATATGACAGTACCGAAGTAAATCCAAGTTTTATAGGGTGTCCTGAAGAAATCATTTGGATATTAAAATGAGAAGATAGAATGATTGCAGctcatataaaatattatatgttatcaatatttttattaattaacttaCGCTAAACTTACGTTACCGTTATAGGAAATGAGAAGATAGAATGATCGCAGCTCATAGTGCAGctcatataaaatattatatgttatcaatatttttattaattagtgcagctcatataaaatattatatgttatcaatatttttattaattagtgcagctcatataaaatattatatgttatcaatatttttattaattaacttaCGCTAAACTTACGTTACCGTTATAGAAAATGAGAAGAAAGAATGATTGCAGCTCATAGTGCAGCTCATATAAAATATTACAtgttacaaatatttttattaattaacttaCGCTAAACTTACGTTACCGTTTCAGGtaatacaattatttattaacaaatattttaatatacagAGAGAGAGCATTGTCTGTTAACTTATACAAGTGCCTacattaaatacaaaaatatacatAGATTAGATGCAATGATATaaaagtatattaaatatacagaTCTTCACTGAATAACTTTTGGTTCTATACCTATCTCCTCGTACAACTCAGTTTTGCTACCAGGATAGTTTTCCAATATACAATCGATAATTTCGGTACATAAACGTTTTCGTTTATTGTACTCGCGTGAATACTCGTTCAGCGCTCTCTCCGCTTTCCTCCTAGATTCGGCCAAATCTTCGGTACCGCTCGATGCCATCAATGCATCTAATTTATTCGTTAACACCGCAATACTTTCTCTGAGCTCGTTTCTCTGTCTGTTAGCTTCTTCGACCGTAATACTAGATTTGATAGATATCAATAAGGCTTCCTGAACTTTAATTTCTTTCTCTAATTCCTGATACTTGCTCTCAACTTCATTGGCGTGCGACTGCAGTTCTTTATCTATTCTCATCAATTCGTGCACTTCCAAATTCGAATCCTGAACTGGACAATAAACCTTCTGTTTCCCATAGACCTGATGCAAAAATGATCAATTTTGTATCGCTTTTCGTCTTCCGAATTTTTTTCGTAATAGCACACGTAAAAATAAGTTGAAAGcatgaaataatatattttcatacgttATTCTAATACTTTTGTTAGAACAGAAATATCGCATTCAAAATATTTAGCAATGTATTAAATTTTGGGCATGAATAGCTTAATGCTTCTTTTTAAATAATGATAAGCTATATCGATtagcaaattaaaaattgcatagccttagaaaaaaatattctatGACATtgagatttttttttataataactaataatattaCTTATAAACGTAACGCTGCTTCAAACTGTGACCTACGTCATTCGAAAAGATTATTTATAgacttttaataatattgttaatatggGGCGCTACCGTTTTTAAAAATAGCgttcttttaatttttcgtaccgcaaaaacataaaaaaatgatataaaaatatataaaattagaaCTAATTGTAGGAACACTGTTAGAAAGCTTGATTTTTAATGATGATTTTGCGTAAACAGCAAGTCGATATCTATTTTCAATCGAAAGTTACAGCCTTTGAAAGATTTCGTAACATATGCACTTTAATGTTCACTGATTCTAATGTTTTTGAAACGTAATAAGAAAAGATTTTAAACGCAAAAGTTGCAAATAATTGTGTGTGGATATTTTTACATATATTTTGCTATATacacatttatttttatagtcattAATTTGTTGTAATCACTGTCAATACTCCATTTTGTTTTTCCATAATTTTCTACAGTGTATAAAATATGATACAACTTTTTGGATACAAAGAGATTGTTTATTTTATAGATTATAGTTTTCATTTGAATTGTAATTACTAACTATTGACATTGGATTTTCCACTATCAACTTATTTCTACTGATTTGTTATGCATTTAAAAGTAGGTATCTTACTTTTTCAAATATCTTCCCTTCAGCTACTAATTTGTCTATTGCTTTTTGCACAGAATTTTTACCATATTCATTGTGTAGATTAGACACAATGTCGTTGACACTATAAGGCCTGTTTTGTActttcataaaattataaacaatatCAGCCATTTTTACATCTAATGCAAAGTTTGCTCACCACtttatctaaataatttatgaaaatattaatttattaataattattcaaCTATTAACAAATACGCGAGTTGTAATTCTAGTGAACTTATTATCTGCACGATACATTAAAACTAATAATACATACTGTGCAACATATTATCTAAATAGGTATCGATTGTTTCATAAAAAATGAAACTTTAACCTTTTGCATTTTGTGTAGCTTAAACTGCACAAATTTCCTTTAACGGAAGTTTAGTTTTTATTTATGATATTTCTTGAAAAACTGTTTATATTCTTTGCAATCTAACTTCGAAAGTGTATTCACAGAAATCCTGCGTTACACCGGACAAAAATTTCTGAcgtatattataaaatttatgaatatttCTAATTGTTGTCCAACTCCTTGATTGTTCGTTTCACAACTTCTTATTACTTACCAACTTTCACAGGCACTAATAACGATTAAtgttgaagaaaataaaaagaacgtATCACTATTTACTTACATTTTAGGTTAAAATTCAAACTGTATTCACTGTATTGTCTTACAGTTGCATCAACCATAGACGAGGAAAGTAGACGCACGAGTAAAGATCGATCACCGTATGGGTAATTTTTAGCGATGTCGGTATTTCAGAACACTACGTGATAAAATTGTGCGAACTTAATGCACAGTATTTTTGAAAAAGGTCGGccaaaaaagatcaattttttttaatgtaaaaaaacaatttagaacgttgtcttggctagaaaattacaaaaatacaagaataatcaaaatttttattgctattttggattttgataacattgcagaaaatagtcgaatattgtaatattacacgcacacacacacacatcgacctttttttatctttcttttcgaattcccatttcagaataaacattattatcggtaaaaatatttatttatacttttaaaacataaataataacaatactagtatttataatatttattattatatttatatacatattattatttatattttagtttacattatattttagtaaaatatatattgaaaaatgagggaatcagaatctgaatatgaatacgctgtcggaaagcggctcacaaggaagagataagtcgtaagtgataagtagaaaaaggatatattttatacttgaataagtaagtgttatagcttacaatcctaTGTAAaagataaatatcaataaaacgattgtttttttttgctttcacattgttattttcaattctcgattacaTTCGCTCGattacaacgccgctcgaattatctcgagtgtgcacagttcggccagtttagcgcgctcgagttaactcgtgcgtgcacgttaaggggttaaagaaaCCCACGGATTCATGAGATTTCGTTACAAAAAAGGTAGCTCGATTTTTCAACAATAACATCATAATAAAACGCTGTACAAATAGAAATAACCCTAGAATCGAATAACAGAGTACCTAGTGACATTGTCTCGAGCGGTCGAAGCGGGATCTGCAATAAATCCCTAGCGCCGTTTTCTCAGTTCTTCGTgaaattccctaaaaatcacTTTCGCTGTCGCTGCACCGACAGCTTTGTCGGAAACACGTACGCGTAAGCGAAGAAACGATTCTAAAAACAGAACATGTAGAACGCACGAAAATGTGAGTTACTGGAAACGAAATTCCGAGAGACAGCGAAACGAAATAGAATCGAAAGGGCAATGGAGAGACAGAGACTTTGTTAGACGTATATCGTATAGGGACGAAGTGCAAAAATACGAAGACCAAAAAATAGGGGAGAACGTAGAAGTAGTGTTAACGGAAAAAGGTAGCGGAATTCTGATCGTTAACGTGCCCGATCTACCTTATATAATACGAACACAGTCTCAGGATCGATGAATGGAGGTGTGCGTCCGCAGTGTGTCACGTTATCGTAGAAGTACATGTTACGGTCGAGTGGCGTATCGGTCGCCGTACGTCGGTCGTTGTCGCCGCCATTGTTTGCATGGGCGAGCGATCGAGCATACACGAGCGTGAAAACGGGTCTAGCAGCGGCGAAGAACGAGGGAACGCAGAAGACGGACAACGATACACGGTCGGACGGGGTCGTCGCGTTCGAAAGATACCTGAAAATTGAGAACCGGTTCGCGGGACGAGCTATGAAAAGCGTCTGCATTCCGCACGTTCGAGTGCGGCTTATTGTCCCGATCGTCCGAAGGGCAAATCGGCGGCCGAGGGTTGCGGGAATTGTGAACTGCGGTTAACGAAAGACACACCGAGATTCGATAGTtcttccccccctccccccttcgACTAATGTGGCCGTTTCGGGCAGCGATGGTCACGGCGTTCGCGACGACAGAAAACGTGGATCGTTGCTGTTCCGTGTGCTACGACGCTACCGATGCAGCTTCGCCGAAGAGATCGGACGCGATTTGGTCGTTCCCTTGACCGGATTACAGTCACAGTACCGAAGAAAGTTTCAGCGGTGATGAACAATACCGTGCGGTGCGCGAACGTGTGCGATGCTTCGTTGAAGAACGGCCGCTTCTTCTTTAAGAATGGGTACCCAACGAGATATTTTCTAATACTGTGATCACAACGGCCTCGAATCACGCGTAGCTTTTTGTGCTGATCGACTCGCGCGTGCTTTTACTTGAGAACATTATGTGATACCTCGTCCATCGGAATCTCTGCACCCCTTCCTCGTCGCAGCGTTACAGATCACAAA
It encodes the following:
- the LOC117218589 gene encoding A disintegrin and metalloproteinase with thrombospondin motifs like translates to MGTLFYLLLIVAPVIHSLKLHELMTADEVMGIFHTTHDSVPKYEIVSMLYSIHAIHENGTRKMYMNTFKHDIELTLNPTEGYLASEDTPLWTVKSGVKHAPEDLQYTLIPNALKDIGTPMQDEKAEAAVVVASENSRFATFDGFLPFNLIIRSLPQRVIRLLYGKGGLFESHFNKEGTMKNFTYTYHHVIYEQIPKENYESLNITNPMSSMYPIPEIVYPEILVVIDYSLYLTLGHNIDQAKRYIVAFWNGVDLRYRVLTKPKIRLNIAGIIIAMDSGAVPYIEDSRLQGNLVDADHALHGMATYFYEEKRFPWKIYDMAMTTTRLNLCNKMDEHLCDPSTLGYAYVKGACDRNATTKMSEAVGIAEDDGGFSGIIPVAHELGHLLGAHHDGTAEDSKTCLANDGYLMTGSLMLSEHQFKWSNCSINALHRFLSGDEAKCLYDAPPKAIAIRRLMPGKLMSLDDQCRKVYGGPACKRDKSEVCYRLDCEVPDGNGLCSAIAAAAEGSPCGPNLICLDGRCVFEGTEIKDERSYDSTDSI
- the LOC117218591 gene encoding homologous-pairing protein 2 homolog, encoding MADIVYNFMKVQNRPYSVNDIVSNLHNEYGKNSVQKAIDKLVAEGKIFEKVYGKQKVYCPVQDSNLEVHELMRIDKELQSHANEVESKYQELEKEIKVQEALLISIKSSITVEEANRQRNELRESIAVLTNKLDALMASSGTEDLAESRRKAERALNEYSREYNKRKRLCTEIIDCILENYPGSKTELYEEIGIEPKVIQ